From the genome of Haloterrigena sp. KLK7, one region includes:
- a CDS encoding ABC transporter ATP-binding protein codes for MTAVVDATDLEKTYGETTALSGASLSVEGGEVFALIGPNGAGKTTLVRALTGTTEPDAGTARVLGESPAAIDRDRLGVLPQDFSPPDRLNARELVAYYAGLYDDPRDPDAVLADVGLADAGDTWYEDLSGGQQRRVCVGATLVNDPDVLFLDEPTTGIDPAGRRTVWRLIEDLAAGGTTVVLTTHDMAEAERLADRVGLLADGSLVARGTPAALVAEHGGSSRLTIETAADPTAFDDLEYPVERPARARGPSGTRTADGALVVRDIDPAAIGTVVDYLEDRGLEYSGLTWAEPDLEDVYLALADETERDRTGRSGGKPDGDADDLAQAGETA; via the coding sequence ATGACTGCCGTAGTCGACGCGACGGACCTCGAGAAGACCTACGGCGAGACGACGGCGCTGTCGGGGGCGTCGCTGTCCGTCGAGGGCGGCGAGGTCTTCGCGCTGATCGGTCCGAACGGGGCCGGGAAGACGACGCTCGTGCGCGCGCTGACGGGAACGACCGAGCCCGACGCCGGCACGGCACGCGTGCTCGGCGAGTCGCCGGCGGCGATCGACCGGGACCGACTCGGCGTCCTCCCGCAGGACTTCTCGCCGCCGGATCGGCTGAACGCCCGCGAGCTCGTCGCGTACTACGCGGGGCTGTACGACGACCCCCGCGATCCCGACGCCGTCCTCGCCGACGTCGGCCTCGCGGACGCCGGCGACACCTGGTACGAGGACCTCTCTGGCGGCCAACAGCGTCGGGTCTGCGTCGGCGCGACGCTGGTCAACGACCCCGACGTCCTCTTTCTGGACGAGCCGACGACCGGCATCGACCCCGCCGGCCGACGCACCGTCTGGCGCCTGATCGAGGACCTCGCGGCCGGCGGAACGACCGTCGTCCTGACGACCCACGACATGGCCGAGGCCGAGCGGCTGGCCGACCGCGTCGGGCTGCTCGCCGACGGCTCGCTCGTCGCCCGCGGCACCCCCGCGGCGCTCGTCGCCGAACACGGCGGCTCGAGTCGCCTCACGATCGAGACGGCGGCCGATCCGACCGCCTTCGACGACCTCGAGTACCCGGTCGAACGGCCGGCGCGCGCTCGCGGCCCCAGCGGGACCCGAACGGCGGACGGCGCGCTCGTCGTCCGCGACATCGACCCCGCCGCGATCGGGACCGTCGTCGACTACCTCGAGGACCGCGGCCTCGAGTACTCCGGGCTGACGTGGGCCGAACCCGACCTCGAGGACGTCTACCTCGCGCTGGCCGACGAGACGGAACGCGATCGGACCGGCCGGTCCGGCGGGAAACCGGACGGCGACGCCGACGACCTCGCTCAAGCGGGTGAGACGGCGTGA
- a CDS encoding metallophosphoesterase: MATETDGDDRVYYVISDLHIGGDEQLEDVEFLPELRSFLERLERTDENAELIINGDAFGLWEFTTVEGLEKFEVLEETYPELFEQLRATGENVPITLLPGNHDHELAAYDEYVDRFAQYNVDLVQDQSITRAVGDQAIHFEHGHQQDANNRIEDWGNPYATPLGYYYNTLVTSRAGQLSDRGRYNWLKDVQAVTPTERMPIWLLSKYFYREMNPLIRYSLVPFLLLFNISAVLAVLAGLHLTGIWSLPVTQTEAFLGQFGRAGTAAWFLLTLNVAVAGLLLLVGIPLYFIRRDIRKTINRFGVFETELTVDPVASYEERAREVFAAEPGTTIFCFGHTHRPMLKEVDGGVLVNTGTWLKRLHRRDGVIGILPPVFYPSYQLAAVRIAPESATETETETASDAAGVAVEFERFTKPSPATEELTRTERFFTVGREPVPDLPDRHVVEDPEPETVPAPETSATD, encoded by the coding sequence ATGGCCACCGAGACGGACGGCGATGATCGTGTCTACTACGTGATCAGCGATCTCCACATCGGCGGCGACGAACAGCTCGAGGACGTCGAGTTTCTCCCCGAGTTGCGCTCCTTCCTCGAGCGACTGGAACGGACCGACGAGAACGCGGAGTTGATCATCAACGGCGACGCGTTCGGGCTCTGGGAGTTCACGACGGTCGAGGGACTCGAGAAGTTCGAGGTCCTGGAGGAGACGTATCCGGAGCTGTTCGAGCAACTGCGAGCGACGGGGGAAAACGTCCCCATCACGCTGCTGCCGGGCAATCACGACCACGAACTCGCGGCGTACGACGAGTACGTCGATCGCTTCGCGCAGTACAACGTGGACCTCGTCCAGGACCAGTCGATCACTCGAGCGGTAGGCGACCAGGCGATCCACTTCGAACACGGCCACCAGCAGGACGCCAACAACCGGATCGAGGACTGGGGGAATCCCTACGCGACGCCGCTGGGCTACTACTACAACACGCTCGTGACGAGCCGGGCGGGCCAGCTCTCCGATCGCGGCCGGTACAACTGGCTCAAGGACGTGCAGGCGGTCACTCCGACCGAGCGAATGCCGATCTGGCTCCTCTCGAAGTACTTCTACCGGGAGATGAATCCGCTGATACGCTACTCGCTGGTGCCGTTCCTGTTGCTCTTCAATATCAGCGCCGTCCTCGCGGTGCTGGCGGGGCTGCATCTGACGGGGATCTGGTCGCTACCGGTCACCCAGACGGAGGCGTTCCTCGGGCAGTTCGGCAGGGCCGGCACCGCGGCCTGGTTCCTCCTCACGCTCAACGTCGCCGTCGCCGGGCTGCTCTTGCTCGTGGGGATTCCGCTGTACTTCATCCGCCGGGACATCAGGAAGACGATCAATCGGTTCGGCGTCTTCGAGACCGAGCTCACCGTCGATCCGGTCGCGTCCTACGAGGAGCGCGCTCGCGAGGTCTTCGCGGCGGAGCCGGGGACGACGATCTTCTGCTTCGGGCACACCCACCGTCCGATGCTGAAGGAGGTCGACGGCGGCGTGCTGGTCAACACGGGCACGTGGCTCAAGCGCCTCCACCGCCGCGACGGCGTCATCGGCATCCTCCCGCCGGTGTTCTACCCGTCGTACCAGCTGGCCGCCGTTCGCATCGCTCCCGAGTCGGCGACCGAGACCGAGACCGAGACCGCGTCCGATGCAGCCGGCGTCGCCGTCGAGTTCGAACGCTTCACGAAACCGAGCCCCGCGACGGAGGAACTGACGCGCACCGAGCGGTTCTTCACGGTCGGCCGCGAGCCCGTCCCCGATCTGCCGGATCGCCACGTCGTCGAGGACCCCGAGCCGGAGACGGTCCCCGCGCCGGAGACGAGCGCGACCGATTGA
- a CDS encoding GNAT family N-acetyltransferase, translated as MARQGQTESTDEYRVRTYERGDRDGVLSLLETEWGYRPGTDWFEWKYVDDPYLSHVPITLAERDGEIVAVQGYVPCRVRRGERIVLACKPVDAVVHPDHRRNGLYSRITERGISRYRRRESALFFNFPNGASLGAQEQLGWSEVTVVPMYYRVQRPGELLPDETVPGPIGRAADAVTRTGLGLFDRFSPADGTYDVERYASPPADLLESIYESQVPRAFHAYREAQYYEWQFDAPTFDHTAYVATRDDRPVAALVTRSGGEDGVIVFDSLPLASHHDAFADLLAAVVADNADADVLSVTDGTLSPSLLARFGFVSYELPLVSRFCHPTYMAVRPLPNEGSDGQFSRRALADPENWCLSFLEVKD; from the coding sequence ATGGCGCGGCAGGGCCAAACGGAGAGCACCGACGAGTACAGGGTGAGAACGTACGAGCGCGGGGATCGGGACGGCGTCCTCTCGTTGCTCGAGACCGAGTGGGGATACCGACCCGGGACCGACTGGTTCGAGTGGAAGTACGTCGACGATCCGTATCTCTCGCACGTCCCGATTACGCTCGCCGAGCGGGACGGCGAGATCGTCGCCGTGCAGGGATACGTCCCCTGTCGGGTCCGCCGCGGCGAGCGGATCGTCCTGGCGTGCAAACCGGTCGACGCGGTCGTTCACCCCGACCACCGTCGAAACGGACTCTACTCCCGAATCACCGAGCGCGGGATCAGTCGCTATCGCCGTCGAGAGTCGGCGCTGTTCTTCAACTTCCCGAACGGCGCGTCGCTCGGCGCACAGGAACAGCTCGGCTGGTCAGAGGTGACGGTCGTGCCGATGTACTACAGGGTGCAACGGCCCGGCGAACTGCTTCCGGACGAGACGGTCCCCGGCCCGATCGGGCGAGCGGCGGACGCCGTCACACGAACGGGGCTCGGCCTCTTCGATCGGTTCTCGCCGGCGGACGGGACGTACGACGTCGAGCGATACGCGTCGCCGCCCGCCGACCTCCTCGAGTCGATCTACGAGTCGCAGGTCCCGCGCGCGTTCCACGCCTATCGCGAGGCGCAGTACTACGAGTGGCAGTTCGACGCGCCGACGTTCGACCACACCGCGTACGTGGCCACCCGCGACGACCGCCCGGTCGCCGCGCTCGTCACGCGATCCGGCGGCGAGGACGGCGTGATCGTCTTCGATTCGCTGCCGCTGGCGTCCCACCACGACGCGTTCGCCGACCTGCTCGCGGCGGTCGTCGCCGACAACGCGGACGCCGACGTGCTGTCGGTGACCGACGGGACCCTCTCCCCGTCGCTGCTCGCCCGCTTCGGATTCGTCAGCTACGAACTCCCGCTCGTCTCGCGGTTCTGTCATCCCACGTATATGGCGGTTCGGCCCCTCCCGAACGAGGGCAGCGACGGTCAGTTCTCGCGGCGTGCGCTCGCCGATCCGGAGAACTGGTGTCTCTCCTTCCTCGAGGTGAAGGACTAG
- a CDS encoding TIGR03557 family F420-dependent LLM class oxidoreductase yields MPQIGYTLSSEEHGPNELVDIARRAEDAGFDFLSISDHFHPWVSAQGESPFVWSTLGGIAQATDEIEVGVGVTCPTIRIHPVNVAHAVATVDEMFGDRFTFGVGTGENLNEHVTGERWPEHDVRLEMLDEAMDVMRSLWTGETTSHHGEHYTVENARLYTCPDEQPTMIASAFGPQTAQWTADNADGLWCSGPKGEPVEAYEDAGGDGPKYTQLHGCYADSEEEAIETIHEQWPNGSIPGELGQELPTPAHFEQAAQMVEKEDIAEAGTTTEPDAQAHIDSIEEAIDAGYDHVYFHQIGDEQEKAIEFYEEEVLPSFR; encoded by the coding sequence ATGCCCCAGATCGGCTACACTCTCTCGAGCGAGGAGCACGGCCCGAACGAGCTCGTCGATATCGCCCGACGCGCCGAGGACGCGGGATTCGACTTCCTCTCAATCTCGGATCACTTCCACCCCTGGGTCTCCGCGCAGGGCGAGTCCCCGTTCGTCTGGTCGACGCTCGGCGGGATCGCGCAGGCGACCGACGAGATCGAGGTCGGCGTCGGCGTCACCTGCCCGACGATCCGGATCCACCCGGTCAACGTCGCCCACGCCGTCGCCACGGTCGACGAGATGTTCGGCGACCGCTTTACCTTCGGCGTCGGCACCGGCGAGAACCTGAACGAACACGTCACGGGCGAGCGCTGGCCGGAACACGACGTCCGCCTCGAGATGTTAGACGAGGCGATGGACGTCATGCGGTCGCTCTGGACGGGCGAGACGACGAGCCACCACGGCGAGCACTACACGGTCGAGAACGCGCGGCTCTACACCTGTCCCGACGAGCAGCCGACGATGATCGCGAGCGCCTTCGGCCCCCAGACCGCGCAGTGGACCGCCGACAACGCCGACGGCCTCTGGTGTTCCGGCCCGAAGGGAGAGCCCGTCGAGGCCTACGAGGACGCCGGCGGCGACGGCCCCAAGTACACGCAACTGCACGGCTGCTACGCCGACAGCGAGGAGGAGGCGATCGAGACGATCCACGAGCAGTGGCCCAACGGTTCGATTCCGGGCGAACTCGGGCAGGAACTGCCGACGCCGGCCCACTTCGAGCAGGCGGCCCAGATGGTCGAGAAGGAGGACATCGCCGAGGCCGGGACGACCACCGAACCCGACGCACAGGCACACATCGACAGCATCGAGGAAGCGATCGACGCCGGCTACGACCACGTCTACTTCCACCAGATCGGGGACGAACAGGAGAAGGCGATCGAGTTCTACGAGGAGGAAGTGCTGCCGTCGTTCCGGTGA
- a CDS encoding NAD(P)-binding domain-containing protein — protein sequence MTSTVDKYSATSDIDTVGLIGAGRAGQWFVPKLTRAGYETVVFDADPEAAADAVDRGAVAADDPADVTTRADGIVLCVPTQAAVETVMEGSDGVLEALDSGQVVVDTGTTTPDLDVYYQGECHERGAGYVDCGMTRHGPGESQHDQEPAYTMFVGGDADDYERVRPVIEALSYEHEFFDGIGNGHVVKAAVVLRATCRAAMAAEVSEFLSNNGIDPERIVDLLGWEVPSPYLDPPYVTNRGFERAMSGNDDDDGDDGEARGFRVDDRGARPRLRTSDWAKDPAIALAVARASDSYVPMFTAAYQTTLLAENYGSALADRDLEFGDPEWHLFHLRSAYRALTRPQEEWRRLDRWAGTDDREHE from the coding sequence ATGACATCAACTGTTGACAAATACAGTGCGACATCCGACATCGATACCGTCGGACTCATCGGAGCGGGTCGTGCCGGTCAATGGTTCGTGCCGAAACTGACGCGGGCGGGGTACGAGACGGTCGTTTTCGACGCCGACCCGGAGGCCGCCGCCGACGCGGTCGACCGCGGTGCCGTCGCCGCCGACGATCCGGCGGACGTCACGACTCGAGCCGACGGTATCGTCCTCTGTGTACCGACGCAAGCAGCCGTCGAAACCGTAATGGAAGGGTCCGACGGCGTCCTTGAGGCCCTCGACTCGGGGCAGGTCGTCGTCGATACTGGGACCACGACGCCCGACCTCGACGTCTACTATCAGGGGGAGTGTCACGAGCGCGGTGCCGGCTACGTGGACTGCGGCATGACGCGCCACGGCCCGGGCGAGTCCCAGCACGATCAAGAGCCGGCGTACACGATGTTCGTCGGCGGTGACGCCGATGACTACGAACGCGTGCGTCCGGTTATCGAGGCGCTCAGTTACGAACACGAGTTCTTCGACGGGATCGGGAACGGCCACGTCGTCAAGGCGGCCGTCGTACTCCGGGCCACCTGCCGAGCGGCGATGGCCGCCGAGGTGTCCGAGTTCCTCTCGAACAACGGAATCGACCCCGAACGAATCGTCGATCTGCTCGGCTGGGAAGTTCCGAGTCCGTACCTCGATCCGCCGTACGTTACGAACAGAGGGTTCGAACGTGCCATGTCCGGAAACGACGATGACGATGGCGACGACGGCGAGGCCCGCGGCTTCCGCGTCGACGACCGCGGCGCCCGACCCCGACTCCGAACGTCCGACTGGGCGAAAGATCCGGCGATCGCGCTCGCGGTCGCCCGCGCGTCGGACAGCTACGTTCCGATGTTCACCGCGGCCTACCAGACGACGCTCCTCGCGGAGAACTACGGTTCCGCCCTCGCGGACCGAGACCTCGAGTTCGGCGACCCCGAGTGGCACCTCTTTCACCTCCGCTCGGCGTACCGTGCCCTCACCCGCCCGCAAGAGGAATGGCGTCGACTCGATCGGTGGGCCGGGACCGACGACCGAGAGCACGAGTGA
- a CDS encoding GrpB family protein gives MVNPNEDPIELVPSRRDAWRDRFRAERDRVSDTLREASLEHAVERIEHVGSTAVPDLAAKDIVDLDIVVADDAVRDVSRTLESELGGDRTENGDRWHPVFRREDGQRFNDHVFAASADGWRVSVVTRDVLAARSDLRAEYEALKRNLAADHDDLFAYSTGKTAFVEWLLEVARTDDELAFAFAVPTLES, from the coding sequence ATGGTCAATCCGAACGAGGATCCGATCGAACTCGTTCCGTCCAGACGTGACGCATGGCGCGACCGATTCCGCGCCGAACGCGATCGGGTGTCCGACACGCTCCGCGAGGCGAGTCTCGAACACGCCGTCGAGCGGATCGAACACGTCGGCTCGACCGCGGTTCCCGACCTCGCGGCCAAAGACATCGTCGACCTCGATATCGTCGTCGCGGACGACGCCGTGCGTGACGTCTCGCGGACGCTCGAGTCCGAACTCGGCGGTGACAGGACCGAGAACGGCGACCGGTGGCACCCCGTATTTCGCCGCGAGGACGGCCAGCGGTTCAACGATCACGTCTTCGCGGCGTCGGCCGACGGCTGGAGGGTGAGCGTCGTCACGCGCGACGTCCTCGCCGCGCGGTCCGACCTCCGCGCGGAGTACGAGGCGCTGAAACGCAACCTGGCGGCCGACCACGACGACCTCTTCGCCTACTCGACGGGAAAAACGGCGTTCGTCGAATGGCTCCTCGAGGTCGCCCGAACGGACGACGAGTTGGCCTTCGCGTTCGCAGTTCCGACGCTCGAGTCCTAA
- a CDS encoding NAD-binding protein produces the protein MNYWWRRLALSLGAVFALVVVYAWLYQLGMAAFEGETKTFAQAIQTVIESLTTAGFGGDAPWESTAMNLFVVAMNLTGVLLVFLALPLLVVPLFQQALQDRPPESTDLTDHVVICGYSPRSDVLADELEAANVPYVFVDDDPELVVDLTKDGIEAIHGELDEEETLRAANAGEARALVTDVDDETNAVVILTARELSSDLEIVSVVEDEDVASYHRYAGADETVRPRRVLGQSLATKATTTLSTELRDTIELSEDLAVTELLVQDDSDLVGRTVAESGIRDRMGVTVIGAWFNGDFVPVPDPDRRIDGNTILLVAGRRDDLTELKARTVSTLEHRPENVIVGGYGVVGRTAVETLSGNGVSTTVVDLADRPGVDVTGSVTDEDVLEAAGVDEARSVLLTVNDDATTIYATLVLKQVVPDIEIIARANETENIPKLYRAGAEYVLSLSTVTGRMLASVLIEDEEILTPETQFELVRTTAPEIAGRSLGEVDLRARTGCTVVAVERDDELLTDLGPEFVVREADVLIVAGDDDAINRFVALAC, from the coding sequence ATGAACTACTGGTGGCGCCGGCTCGCGCTCTCGCTGGGCGCCGTCTTCGCGCTCGTGGTCGTTTACGCGTGGCTCTATCAGCTGGGGATGGCCGCCTTCGAGGGGGAGACCAAGACGTTCGCGCAGGCGATCCAGACCGTGATCGAGTCGCTGACGACGGCCGGCTTCGGCGGCGACGCGCCCTGGGAAAGCACCGCGATGAATCTGTTCGTGGTCGCGATGAACCTCACGGGGGTCCTGCTGGTCTTTCTCGCCCTGCCGCTGCTGGTCGTCCCGTTGTTCCAGCAGGCGCTGCAGGACCGACCGCCGGAGTCGACCGACCTCACCGATCACGTCGTTATCTGCGGCTACTCGCCGCGATCGGACGTCCTCGCGGACGAACTCGAGGCCGCGAACGTCCCCTACGTCTTCGTCGACGACGATCCGGAGCTCGTCGTCGACCTCACCAAGGACGGGATCGAGGCGATCCACGGCGAACTCGACGAGGAGGAGACGCTGCGCGCGGCCAACGCCGGCGAGGCCCGCGCGCTCGTCACCGACGTCGACGACGAGACCAACGCGGTCGTGATCCTCACCGCTCGAGAGCTCTCGAGCGACCTCGAGATCGTCAGCGTCGTCGAGGACGAGGACGTCGCGAGCTACCACCGCTACGCGGGCGCCGACGAGACCGTCCGCCCGCGGCGCGTGCTCGGCCAGAGCCTCGCGACGAAGGCGACGACGACGCTGTCGACCGAACTCCGGGACACGATCGAACTCAGCGAGGACCTCGCGGTGACCGAACTGCTCGTGCAGGACGACAGCGATCTCGTCGGTCGAACGGTCGCGGAGTCGGGGATCCGGGATCGGATGGGGGTCACCGTCATCGGCGCGTGGTTCAACGGCGACTTCGTCCCCGTTCCCGATCCCGACCGGCGAATCGACGGCAACACGATCCTGCTCGTCGCGGGACGGCGGGACGACCTCACGGAGCTGAAAGCCCGGACGGTCTCGACGCTCGAGCACCGGCCGGAAAACGTGATCGTCGGCGGCTACGGCGTCGTCGGCCGAACCGCGGTGGAGACGCTGTCGGGCAACGGCGTCTCGACCACCGTCGTCGACCTCGCGGACCGACCCGGCGTGGACGTCACCGGCAGCGTCACCGACGAGGACGTCCTCGAGGCCGCCGGCGTGGACGAGGCTCGCTCGGTCCTGCTCACCGTCAACGACGACGCGACGACGATCTACGCGACGCTGGTCCTCAAACAGGTCGTCCCGGACATCGAGATCATCGCGCGGGCCAACGAGACGGAGAACATCCCGAAGCTCTACCGCGCCGGGGCGGAGTACGTCCTCTCGCTGTCGACGGTGACCGGCCGGATGCTCGCGTCCGTGCTGATCGAGGACGAGGAGATCCTCACGCCCGAGACGCAGTTCGAACTCGTCCGGACGACCGCCCCAGAGATCGCGGGCCGGAGCCTCGGTGAGGTGGACCTGCGGGCGCGGACCGGCTGTACCGTCGTCGCCGTCGAACGGGACGACGAACTGCTGACCGACCTCGGTCCCGAATTCGTCGTCCGCGAGGCCGACGTCCTGATCGTCGCCGGCGACGACGACGCGATCAACCGGTTCGTCGCGCTGGCCTGCTGA
- a CDS encoding aldo/keto reductase — translation MNHRRLGSTGRDVSEVGLGTWNIGGDWGDVDDETGRDVVRAALEADIDFIDTADVYGDGRSERHIGHVLDERDAHDDVFVATKAGRRLEPHEAERYDYEHLAEFVERSQEYLNEDTLDLLQLHCPPTEAYYQPETFDALERLKAEGEIAHAGVSVEKVEEALKAIEYDVVETVQIIFNPFRQRPNELFFERAEKNDIGVIVRVPYASGLLTGALERDQEFAEDDHRNFNREGEAFDVGETFAGVPYETGHDAVEALEPHVPDDLTIAEFTLRWILDHEAVSTVIPGTTSPEHVRSNAAVSELDPLSNRVHGAARDVYEEYVAEHVHHRW, via the coding sequence ATGAACCATCGACGGCTCGGTTCGACCGGACGCGACGTTTCGGAGGTCGGCCTCGGCACCTGGAACATCGGCGGCGATTGGGGCGACGTCGACGACGAGACCGGCCGCGACGTCGTTCGCGCCGCCCTCGAGGCCGATATCGACTTCATCGACACGGCGGACGTCTACGGCGACGGTCGCAGCGAACGCCACATCGGGCACGTCCTCGACGAGCGCGACGCCCACGACGACGTCTTCGTCGCGACGAAGGCCGGCCGCCGACTCGAGCCCCACGAGGCCGAGCGCTACGACTACGAACACCTCGCCGAGTTCGTCGAGCGCAGTCAGGAGTACCTCAACGAGGACACGCTGGACCTCCTGCAACTGCACTGCCCGCCGACCGAGGCCTACTACCAGCCCGAGACGTTCGATGCGCTCGAGCGGCTCAAAGCGGAGGGGGAGATCGCCCACGCGGGCGTCAGCGTCGAGAAGGTCGAGGAGGCGCTGAAGGCCATCGAGTACGACGTCGTCGAGACGGTCCAGATCATCTTCAACCCGTTCCGCCAGCGCCCGAACGAGCTGTTCTTCGAACGGGCCGAGAAGAACGATATCGGCGTCATCGTCCGCGTCCCCTACGCGTCTGGACTGCTGACGGGCGCGCTCGAGCGCGACCAGGAGTTCGCCGAGGACGACCACCGCAACTTCAACCGCGAGGGCGAGGCCTTCGACGTCGGCGAGACGTTCGCGGGCGTCCCCTACGAGACCGGCCACGACGCCGTCGAGGCGCTCGAGCCCCACGTCCCCGACGACCTGACGATAGCCGAGTTCACGCTGCGCTGGATCCTCGACCACGAGGCCGTCTCGACGGTCATTCCGGGCACGACATCGCCGGAGCACGTCCGCTCGAACGCCGCGGTCTCGGAGCTCGACCCGCTCTCGAATCGGGTCCACGGCGCGGCGCGCGACGTCTACGAGGAGTACGTCGCGGAGCACGTCCACCACCGCTGGTAA
- a CDS encoding aldo/keto reductase → MEYTTLGNTGTTVSQLCFGTWRFAKESDGTVETDREEAHDLLDAAWEQGINFIDTANVYGDPNGTSEEWIGEWLADRDIHREDVVIASKVYFPFDGRGEPGPNDSGLGRKHIRAQIEGTLERLGTDYLDLYYIHRWDEDTPIRETMQTLTELVREGKVRYLGASTMAAWQLTKALWTSDVEGLERFDVTQPMVNAAQYDEVGDYLDVCADQDLAVCPYSPLAGGFLTGKYDRAEDGSVEAPDGSRGSLDEMFDEYYATEQAWDVLEAVESVASEVDATPAQVSLRWLMDQDRFTCVPIVGARTPEQLEENVGAVEVDLSDEQFERIDAARGSDE, encoded by the coding sequence ATGGAGTACACGACGCTCGGCAACACGGGCACGACCGTCTCGCAACTGTGTTTCGGCACCTGGCGCTTCGCGAAGGAGAGCGACGGGACCGTCGAGACCGACCGCGAAGAGGCCCACGACCTGCTCGACGCAGCGTGGGAGCAGGGGATCAACTTCATCGACACCGCGAACGTCTACGGCGATCCCAACGGCACCAGCGAGGAGTGGATCGGCGAGTGGCTCGCGGACCGCGATATCCACCGCGAGGACGTCGTCATCGCCTCGAAGGTCTACTTCCCCTTCGACGGCCGGGGCGAACCCGGACCGAACGACTCCGGGCTCGGCCGCAAGCACATCCGCGCCCAGATCGAGGGCACCTTGGAGCGCCTCGGCACTGACTACCTCGACCTGTACTACATCCACCGCTGGGACGAGGACACGCCCATCAGGGAGACCATGCAGACCCTCACCGAACTCGTCCGCGAGGGGAAGGTCCGCTACCTCGGCGCCTCCACGATGGCCGCCTGGCAGCTGACGAAGGCGCTGTGGACCAGCGACGTCGAGGGGCTCGAGCGGTTCGACGTCACCCAGCCGATGGTCAACGCGGCCCAGTACGACGAGGTCGGCGACTACCTCGACGTCTGCGCCGATCAGGACCTCGCCGTCTGCCCCTACTCGCCGCTGGCGGGCGGCTTCCTGACCGGCAAGTACGACCGCGCCGAGGACGGCTCCGTCGAGGCGCCGGACGGCTCTCGAGGGAGCCTCGACGAGATGTTCGACGAGTACTACGCGACCGAGCAGGCCTGGGACGTCCTCGAGGCCGTCGAGTCCGTCGCGAGCGAGGTCGACGCCACGCCGGCGCAGGTCTCGCTGCGCTGGCTGATGGACCAGGATCGCTTCACGTGCGTGCCGATCGTCGGCGCGCGAACGCCCGAGCAACTCGAGGAGAACGTCGGCGCGGTCGAGGTCGACCTCAGCGACGAGCAGTTCGAGCGGATCGACGCGGCCCGCGGGAGCGACGAGTAA